Proteins encoded together in one Telopea speciosissima isolate NSW1024214 ecotype Mountain lineage chromosome 4, Tspe_v1, whole genome shotgun sequence window:
- the LOC122657538 gene encoding kinesin-like protein KIN-4A isoform X3 — MAACLEQGSLSRATGSTNMNNQSSRSHAIFTITLEQMRKENPVFHSNNCQNEDMSEEYLCAKLHLVDLAGSERAKRTGSDGLRFKEGVHINKGLLALGNVISALGDEKKRKEGMHVPYRDSKLTRLLQDSLGGNSRTVMIACISPADINAEETLNTLKYANRARNIQNKPIVNRDPVSGEMQRMRQRLEYLQAELLCARGGGASSDEVQVLKERIAWLESANEDLSRELHEYRSRCGIVEQCEADAQDAETFSLKCEGLKRGLQNMESSDYQMGEVISAGDNSKEIDEEVAKEWEHTLLQNTMDKELNELNKRLEQKESEMKMFGGVDTATLKQHFGKKIMELEDEKRAVQQERDHLLAEVESLAATSDGQTQKLQDVHTQKLKALETQILDLKKKQESQVQLLKQKQRSDEAAKRLQDEIQFIKAQKVQLQHKIKQEAEQFRQWKASREKELLQLRKEGRRNEYERHKLQALNQRQKMVLQRKTEEAAMATKRLKELLEARKSSARDNSITSNGHVPSGQSNEKSLQRWLDHELEVMVNVHEVRLEYEKQSQVRATLAEELAVLKQVDECAARGLSPPGGKNGYSRMSTMSPNARMARIASLESMLSISSNTLVAMASQLSEAEERERAFTGRGRWNQLRSMADAKSLLQYIFNAAADARCQLWEKEIEIKEMKEQLNELVGLLRQSEAWRKEIEKQQKLREQAVAISLATSASVNSHGTLKHFADDISGPLSPMSVPAPKQLKYTAGIANSSVRDSAAFLDQSRKMVPIGHLSMKKLAVVGQSGKLWRWKRSHHQWLLQFKWKWQKPWRLSEWIRHSDETIVRSKPRQQVL, encoded by the exons ATGGCTGCGTGCTTGGAACAAGGATCATTGAGCAGGGCAACGGGGAGTACAAACATGAACAACCAGTCCAG CCGTTCGCATGCCATCTTCACAATCACATTGGAGCAGATGCGTAAAGAAAATCCAGTTTTCCACAGCAATAACTGCCAAAATGAAGATATGAGTGAAGAATATCTATGTGCAAAGCTCCATTTGGTAGATCTTGCTGGATCAGAGCGTGCTAAGAGGACAGGTTCTGATGGACTTCGTTTTAAGGAAG GAGTTCACATTAATAAGGGGCTTCTTGCACTTGGTAATGTCATAAGTGCCCTTGGAGAtgagaaaaagaggaaagaaggcATGCATGTACCTTATCGGGACAGTAAACTTACTCGGCTTTTGCAG GATTCACTTGGTGGTAACAGCAGAACTGTTATGATAG CCTGTATCAGTCCTGCTGACATTAATGCCGAGGAAACTCTTAACACTCTCAAATATGCTAATCGTGCTCGCAATATTCAGAATAAGCCTATT GTTAACAGAGATCCAGTTTCTGGTGAAATGCAAAGGATGAGACAACGACTGGAATACTTGCAGGCTGAGCTACTCTGTGCACGTGGGGGAGGAGCTTCGTCTGATGAAGTTCAG GTTCTCAAAGAAAGGATTGCTTGGCTTGAGAGTGCTAATGAGGATCTTTCTAGGGAGCTTCATGAATACCGCAGTAGATGTGGTATTGTAGAGCAATGTGAAGCAGATGCTCAA GATGCAGAAACATTTTCATTGAAATGTGAAGGGCTAAAGAGGGGTTTGCAGAATATGGAGTCCTCTGATTATCAAATGGGTGAAGTGATATCAG CAGGTGATAATTCCAaggaaattgatgaagaagttGCAAAAGAATGGGAACATACACTTCTGCAAAATACCATGGACAAGGAGTTGAACGAGTTAAATAAACGTTTGGAGCAGAAAGAG TCAGAGATGAAGATGTTTGGTGGAGTTGACACTGCAACACTAAAACAGCATTTTGGGAAGAAAATAATGGAACTTGAGGATGAGAAAAGAGCTGTGCAG CAAGAAAGGGACCATTTGTTGGCCGAAGTTGAAAGCCTCGCTGCTACTTCAGATGGGCAAACACAGAAACTGCAAGATGTTCACACCCAAAAATTGAAGGCACTTGAGACACAG ATTCTGGATCTTAAAAAGAAGCAAGAAAGTCAGGTTCAGCTTTTAAAGCAAAAGCAAAGAAGTGATGAAGCAGCAAAGCGATTGCAAGATGAAATTCAGTTTATTAAGGCACAGAAG GTTCAACTGCAGCATAAGATAAAGCAAGAGGCAGAACAATTTCGACAGTGGAAGGCCTCTCGTGAGAAGGAACTGTTGCAG TTACGaaaggagggaaggagaaacgaGTATGAGCGGCATAAACTGCAAGCATTAAATCAGCGCCAAAAAATG GTTCTCCAGAGGAAGACAGAAGAGGCTGCAATGGCCACCAAGAGGCTAAAAGAGTTGCTTGAAGCACGGAAGTCTTCAGCACGTGACAATTCAA TTACCTCAAATGGACATGTGCCAAGTGGCCAG AGCAATGAAAAATCCCTACAACGTTGGCTTGATCATGAGCTAGAAGTCATGGTGAATGTGCATGAAGTCCGTTTAGAGTATGAGAAGCAAAGCCAAGT ACGTGCTACCCTGGCAGAAGAGCTTGCTGTACTGAAGCAAGTGGATGAGTGTGCTGCACGGGGGCTTAGTCCCCCTGGAGGAAAGAACGGATATTCTAG AATGTCCACCATGTCACCAAATGCAAGAATGGCAAGGATTGCATCCCTTGAAAGCATGCTGAGCATTTCATCGAACACACTTGTGGCAATGGCATCACAACTTTCAGAGGCAGAAGAACGGGAGCGTGCCTTTACCGGCCGTGGACGTTGGAACCAGTTGCGGTCAATGGCAGATGCAAAGAGCTTACTTCAATACATTTTCAATGCTGCAGCAGATGCAAG ATGCCAATTATGGGAGAAGGAAATTGAAATCAAGGAGATGAAAGAGCAATTAAATGAACTTGTAGGTCTATTACGACAGAGTGAAGCATGGAGAAAAGAAATTGAGAAGCAGCAAAAACTGAGAGAGCAAGCTGTTGCCATTTCCTTGGCTACGTCAGCTTCG GTGAACTCACATGGTACATTGAAACATTTTGCTGATGACATAAGTGGTCCCTTGTCTCCAATGTCAGTACCTGCACCGAAGCAACTCAAATATACCGCAGGCATTGCTAATAGTTCAGTCAGGGACTCCGCAGCATTCCTAGACCAATCACGGAAG ATGGTACCAATTGGACATCTATCGATGAAGAAGCTGGCAGTTGTTGGACAATCTGGAAAGCTCTGGAGGTGgaagaggagtcatcatcagtGGCTGTTACAGTTCAAGTGGAAGTGGCAGAAGCCATGGAGGCTCTCAGAATGGATCAGGCACAGCGACGAGACAATTGTGAGATCAAAACCTCGTCAGCAGGTTTTGTAG
- the LOC122657539 gene encoding uncharacterized protein LOC122657539 isoform X2, giving the protein MLMRTDGGEEAVFQTLHRARELYRNKVQANAAADELASLFAECAITEAHPLKFKPSPFDSGAPSMAPDLHGSSILAKTGREQIMLDACTDGSSFICLQCGGLVSKHRREEHFAYWCCRH; this is encoded by the coding sequence ATGTTAATGAGAACTGATGGTGGAGAAGAGGCTGTGTTCCAAACTCTGCACCGTGCTCGTGAGCTGTATCGAAACAAAGTGCAGGCAAATGCTGCTGCTGATGAGCTGGCTTCTTTGTTTGCAGAATGTGCGATTACTGAAGCGCATCCACTGAAATTTAAACCATCACCTTTTGACTCTGGGGCCCCATCTATGGCACCCGATCTTCATGGAAGTTCAATTCTTGCCAAAACTGGAAGGGAACAGATTATGTTGGATGCCTGCACAGACGGAAGCAGTTTCATATGCTTACAGTGTGGAGGCCTCGTCAGTAAACATCGAAGGGAGGAGCACTTTGCATACTGGTGTTGCAGACATTAG